In a single window of the Microbacterium sp. SL75 genome:
- a CDS encoding DUF1295 domain-containing protein — protein MTAPVPPTSERSPATRNLTALVAVVVALVIGAGLAVAGSFRGAQVGGIPVFAIAVTAAFVIQFVVFLPSALRRTERFFDLTGSLTFIAVSIALALLAPAQDARGWILAAMVVVWAARLGSFLFARVHRAGTDGRFDEIKTNPLRFFQVWCIQGLWVALTASAAWIAMSADAADRAPLDGFAVAGIVVWLTGMVFEVVADLQKQAFRADPANRGEFIRTGLWSRSRHPNYFGEILVWVGVFLVAVPVLKGWQWVAVLSPLFVVLLLTRVSGIPLLEKRADERWGDRSDYLAYRDRTPVLIPALTARS, from the coding sequence ATGACCGCACCCGTTCCCCCCACCTCGGAACGGTCCCCCGCGACCCGGAACCTCACGGCGCTCGTCGCCGTGGTGGTGGCCCTCGTCATCGGCGCGGGGCTCGCCGTCGCCGGAAGCTTCCGCGGTGCGCAGGTCGGTGGCATCCCGGTGTTCGCGATCGCTGTGACGGCGGCCTTCGTCATCCAGTTCGTCGTCTTCCTCCCCTCGGCCCTGCGCCGCACCGAGCGGTTCTTCGACCTGACCGGCAGCCTCACCTTCATCGCCGTCTCGATCGCCCTCGCCCTGCTCGCCCCCGCGCAGGACGCCCGCGGGTGGATCCTCGCCGCGATGGTCGTCGTGTGGGCCGCGCGCCTCGGTTCGTTCCTCTTCGCGCGTGTGCACCGGGCGGGTACCGACGGACGCTTCGACGAGATCAAGACGAACCCGCTGCGCTTCTTCCAGGTCTGGTGCATCCAGGGGCTCTGGGTGGCTCTCACCGCGTCGGCCGCCTGGATCGCCATGAGCGCGGATGCCGCCGACCGGGCGCCCCTCGACGGGTTCGCGGTTGCGGGGATCGTCGTGTGGCTCACCGGGATGGTGTTCGAGGTCGTCGCCGACCTCCAGAAGCAGGCGTTCCGCGCCGACCCCGCGAACAGGGGGGAGTTCATCCGCACGGGCCTGTGGTCGCGGTCCCGGCATCCCAACTACTTCGGCGAGATCCTCGTGTGGGTCGGTGTCTTCCTCGTCGCCGTGCCCGTGCTGAAGGGCTGGCAGTGGGTCGCCGTCCTGTCGCCGCTGTTCGTGGTGCTGTTGCTGACGCGGGTCAGCGGCATCCCTCTGCTCGAGAAGCGCGCCGACGAGCGCTGGGGCGACCGGTCCGACTACCTCGCCTACCGTGACCGCACTCCGGTGCTGATCCCGGCGCTGACCGCGCGGTCGTGA
- a CDS encoding acyltransferase family protein: MTAPAPRVTAPATASRPANPANPARHLPSLTGLRWATAMLIFGHHLMAVEYFGGTAGTVWAFVFEAGKTGVTLFFILSGFVLAWGHKPRQSAGSFYWHRFARIYPLHLVGVGLALVAAATLVPEIRTAGRAPLVANVFLVNGWVPDWWQAGNPASWSLVCEAFFYLSFPFLIRPLVRLSNRARTVVVVGSLVLVALAPQIAAVSPVPMAAASTPLLRLPEFVLGVTLALVLKSGAWMPLKLRYTVPLAVVGYALSEAPPIPGTDIHPGLAATVGSFALLVASLAAADAHGRSTFLARPVWQELGRVSFAFYLVHLLVIASVSSSWPDGHPQLPWRHALLLALAAFAIALAIAWVLHRAVEIPAQKWLLRYDRSRHVSEGTGASVGGEARASTAASPASR, encoded by the coding sequence TTGACGGCACCCGCTCCTCGCGTGACGGCTCCGGCGACGGCATCCCGCCCCGCGAACCCCGCGAACCCCGCGCGCCACCTGCCCTCTCTGACAGGGCTCCGCTGGGCGACGGCGATGCTGATCTTCGGTCACCACCTCATGGCGGTCGAGTACTTCGGCGGCACCGCCGGAACCGTCTGGGCCTTCGTCTTCGAAGCCGGCAAGACCGGCGTGACGCTCTTCTTCATCCTCTCGGGCTTCGTGCTCGCCTGGGGCCACAAGCCGCGCCAGAGCGCCGGGTCGTTCTACTGGCACCGCTTCGCCCGCATCTACCCCCTGCATCTCGTCGGCGTGGGACTGGCTCTGGTCGCCGCGGCGACCCTCGTCCCCGAGATCCGGACCGCGGGACGGGCGCCCCTGGTCGCGAACGTCTTCCTCGTCAACGGCTGGGTGCCCGACTGGTGGCAGGCCGGCAACCCCGCGAGCTGGTCGCTCGTGTGCGAGGCCTTCTTCTATCTGAGCTTCCCGTTCCTCATCCGGCCCCTCGTGCGTCTATCGAACCGCGCTCGGACCGTCGTGGTCGTGGGATCGCTCGTGCTCGTCGCCCTGGCCCCGCAGATCGCCGCGGTGTCTCCGGTGCCGATGGCGGCGGCATCCACTCCCCTCCTGCGCCTGCCCGAGTTCGTGCTGGGCGTCACCCTCGCGCTGGTGCTGAAGAGCGGGGCATGGATGCCGCTGAAGCTGCGCTACACGGTCCCGCTCGCCGTCGTGGGCTACGCCCTGTCGGAGGCTCCCCCGATCCCCGGCACCGACATCCACCCCGGCCTGGCCGCGACCGTCGGGTCGTTCGCTCTGCTGGTGGCCTCTCTCGCCGCCGCCGACGCCCACGGGCGGTCGACGTTCCTCGCGCGCCCTGTGTGGCAGGAGCTCGGACGCGTGTCGTTCGCGTTCTACCTCGTGCACCTGCTCGTGATCGCGTCGGTGTCGTCGTCGTGGCCCGACGGTCACCCCCAGCTGCCCTGGCGGCACGCGCTTCTGCTCGCGCTCGCCGCTTTCGCGATCGCGCTGGCGATCGCGTGGGTGCTGCACCGGGCGGTCGAGATCCCGGCGCAGAAGTGGCTGCTGCGGTACGACCGGTCGCGCCACGTGTCGGAGGGCACGGGCGCTTCGGTCGGGGGAGAGGCGCGCGCGTCGACTGCCGCTTCCCCCGCCTCCCGCTAG
- a CDS encoding DUF6458 family protein, whose protein sequence is MGIGSGIALFVIGAILAFAVNLDLGGVANLQTIGYILMAAGVVVFVISLVFMFRRRSVESTTRSTVDPASGQSVTTRRTSDNGDPLV, encoded by the coding sequence ATGGGTATCGGCAGCGGCATCGCACTCTTCGTGATCGGTGCCATCCTGGCCTTCGCGGTCAACCTCGACCTCGGTGGCGTGGCGAATCTTCAGACCATCGGGTACATCCTGATGGCCGCGGGCGTCGTCGTCTTCGTGATCAGCCTGGTCTTCATGTTCCGTCGTCGTTCGGTCGAGTCCACGACCCGTTCCACGGTCGACCCGGCCAGCGGCCAGAGCGTCACCACCCGTCGCACCAGCGACAACGGCGACCCCCTCGTGTGA
- a CDS encoding AMP-dependent synthetase/ligase: MFETHTPALARLDAFTNVTDLLVRRAEEAPDHIAFEVPTDSGWKPVTTAAFLDAVRALAKGMVGVGLQPGDTVAIMAPTRYEWAVADLATWFAGGVVVPVYDSSSASQVDAIVRDAGVRLAVAGTRAHADLLTDALAQAGDETLGTWAMAGVENVPSLDELSARGADVSEAELESRRIRAGHDDPATIVYTSGTTGEPKGAVLTHANFLGQVLNIAAAYREVVNPQGNTIIFLPLAHVLARGLQLICIASGMRIAHLSEPAQVVPTLAVLHPTFLVAVPRVLQKIQSAAGEKAAEKHLGRLWARAVATAILGGRFEEFRDAGHPRRAPLGFRVRKAVFDALFYARLRSVMGGRVGYILSGGATLDRDLSLFFRGIGVPVIEGYGLTETTAPLTGNLPGRIASGTVGLPLPGSTVRISPQGEVLARGVGVFSGYRDPRHDADAFVDGFFRTGDLGRIDDSGRVILEGRLKDVIVTSNGKTVVPARWEGAVEASPLVQHAVMIGEGKPYLSALLILDPEQSAAWVAANGSTLEPGIPGAVRAIDDPRLTAHLQTAVDAANALVSRSEQVRRFTVVLADLDDRELVTPTLKIKRREVLHRAADTIDTLYRGAAS, encoded by the coding sequence ATGTTCGAGACGCACACGCCCGCTTTGGCGCGCCTGGACGCGTTCACCAACGTGACCGATCTGCTCGTCCGCCGTGCGGAGGAAGCCCCCGATCACATCGCCTTCGAGGTGCCGACCGACAGCGGGTGGAAGCCGGTGACCACCGCGGCCTTCCTCGATGCCGTCCGCGCGCTCGCGAAGGGAATGGTCGGCGTCGGCCTGCAGCCCGGCGACACCGTGGCCATCATGGCGCCGACGCGCTACGAGTGGGCCGTCGCCGATCTCGCCACCTGGTTCGCCGGGGGCGTGGTCGTTCCCGTGTACGACTCGTCGTCGGCCTCGCAGGTCGATGCGATCGTGCGCGACGCCGGCGTGCGCCTCGCGGTCGCCGGAACCCGCGCGCACGCCGACCTCCTCACCGACGCACTCGCGCAGGCCGGGGACGAGACGCTCGGCACCTGGGCGATGGCGGGCGTCGAGAACGTCCCCTCGCTCGACGAGCTCAGCGCGCGGGGTGCCGATGTCTCCGAGGCCGAGCTCGAGAGCCGCCGCATCCGCGCCGGCCACGACGATCCGGCGACCATCGTCTACACCTCGGGAACGACCGGCGAGCCCAAGGGCGCCGTGCTCACGCACGCGAACTTCCTCGGTCAAGTGCTCAACATCGCCGCCGCGTACCGCGAAGTGGTGAACCCGCAGGGCAACACGATCATCTTCCTCCCGCTCGCCCATGTGCTCGCGCGCGGCCTGCAGCTCATCTGCATCGCGAGCGGCATGCGCATCGCGCACCTCTCCGAGCCGGCGCAGGTCGTGCCCACCCTCGCCGTGCTGCACCCGACCTTCCTCGTGGCGGTTCCCCGCGTCCTGCAGAAGATCCAGTCGGCCGCGGGCGAGAAAGCCGCCGAGAAGCACCTCGGCCGGCTGTGGGCTCGCGCCGTCGCCACCGCGATCCTCGGCGGGCGGTTCGAAGAGTTCCGGGATGCCGGCCACCCGCGCCGCGCTCCCCTCGGCTTCCGGGTGCGAAAGGCCGTCTTCGACGCGCTTTTCTACGCGCGGCTCCGTTCCGTGATGGGTGGGCGGGTCGGGTACATCCTGTCGGGAGGGGCGACCCTCGATCGCGATCTGTCGCTGTTCTTCCGGGGCATCGGGGTCCCGGTCATCGAGGGCTACGGCCTCACCGAGACGACCGCGCCGCTGACCGGAAACCTGCCGGGGCGCATCGCCTCGGGCACGGTGGGACTCCCCCTTCCCGGATCGACCGTGCGCATCAGCCCGCAGGGAGAGGTGCTCGCCCGCGGTGTGGGCGTGTTCTCGGGGTACCGCGACCCCCGTCACGACGCCGATGCATTCGTGGACGGTTTCTTCCGCACGGGCGACCTCGGTCGCATCGACGACTCGGGGCGGGTCATCCTCGAGGGCCGCCTGAAAGACGTCATCGTCACCTCGAACGGCAAGACGGTGGTGCCCGCCCGCTGGGAGGGCGCGGTCGAGGCGAGTCCGCTCGTGCAGCACGCCGTCATGATCGGCGAGGGCAAGCCCTACCTCTCGGCCCTGTTGATCCTCGATCCCGAGCAGTCGGCCGCCTGGGTGGCCGCGAACGGTTCTACGCTCGAGCCCGGCATTCCGGGCGCCGTGCGCGCGATCGACGACCCCCGCCTCACCGCCCACCTGCAGACCGCCGTCGACGCGGCGAATGCCCTCGTGTCGCGCAGTGAGCAGGTGCGCCGTTTCACCGTCGTGCTCGCCGACCTCGACGATCGCGAGCTCGTCACCCCGACTCTCAAGATCAAGCGCCGCGAGGTCCTGCACCGCGCCGCCGACACGATCGACACCCTGTACAGAGGAGCCGCATCATGA
- a CDS encoding ArsR family transcriptional regulator, whose translation MDDLQRRANAFAALGDRGRLRIVDLLAVGDMSSSEIAAALGMKSNLVAFHTNVLHERGIVRRVRSEFDGRRTYLQLIPDAFSALAADPTSVGGRVVFVCTANSARSQLAQAIWVDHSGIPAASAGMHPADRVNPGTIDAATRHGIPLDPDARPRALDQVARPGDFLISVCDQAHEQMKGRDDVHWSIRDPANSGSVEAFDRTVSELRARIARVAAQLVAA comes from the coding sequence ATGGACGACCTTCAGCGCAGGGCGAACGCTTTCGCGGCGCTCGGAGACCGCGGTCGTCTGCGGATCGTCGACCTTCTGGCGGTCGGAGACATGTCGTCGAGCGAGATCGCGGCCGCCCTCGGAATGAAGTCGAACCTCGTGGCCTTCCACACCAATGTGCTGCACGAACGGGGAATCGTGCGGCGGGTGCGCTCCGAATTCGACGGCCGCCGCACCTACCTGCAACTGATCCCCGACGCATTCTCGGCGCTCGCCGCCGACCCCACGTCGGTGGGCGGTCGCGTCGTCTTCGTCTGCACCGCCAATTCCGCCCGATCTCAGCTCGCCCAGGCGATCTGGGTGGACCACAGCGGCATTCCCGCCGCCTCCGCAGGAATGCACCCGGCCGATCGCGTGAATCCGGGAACGATCGACGCAGCGACCCGCCACGGCATTCCTTTGGACCCGGATGCCAGGCCCCGAGCGCTCGACCAGGTGGCGCGCCCCGGCGACTTCTTGATCAGCGTGTGCGACCAGGCGCACGAGCAGATGAAGGGCCGCGACGACGTGCACTGGTCGATCCGCGACCCCGCGAACAGCGGCAGCGTGGAGGCGTTCGACCGCACCGTCTCGGAGCTGCGTGCGCGGATCGCGCGGGTTGCGGCGCAGCTCGTCGCGGCGTGA